A single window of Liolophura sinensis isolate JHLJ2023 chromosome 6, CUHK_Ljap_v2, whole genome shotgun sequence DNA harbors:
- the LOC135467227 gene encoding uncharacterized protein LOC135467227: MVMRTDTLVAMWTEDLLVMRNDTSVAVWTEALMVMRNDTLLAMWTEALLVMRTDTLVAIWTEDLLVMRTDTSVTMWTEALMVMRTNTLVAIWTEALLVMRTDTLVAIWIEALMVMRTDTSLAMWTEALFVMRTDTSVAMWTEALFIMRNDTSVAIWT, translated from the coding sequence ATGGTTATGAGGACTGACACTTTGGTGGCGATGTGGACTGAAGACTTGTTGGTTATGAGGAATGACACTTCGGTGGCCGTGTGGACTGAAGCCTTGATGGTTATGAGGAATGACACTTTGTTGGCCATGTGGACTGAAGCCTTGTTGGTTATGAGGACTGACACTTTGGTTGCTATATGGACTGAAGACTTGTTGGTAATGAGGACTGACACTTCAGTGACCATGTGGACTGAAGCCTTGATGGTTATGAGGACTAACACTTTGGTGGCCATATGGACTGAAGCCTTGTTGGTTATGAGGACTGACACTTTGGTGGCCATATGGATTGAAGCCTTGATGGTTATGAGGACTGACACTTCGTTGGCCATGTGGACTGAAGCCTTGTTTGTTATGAGGACTGACACTTCAGTGGCCATGTGGACTGAAGCCTTGTTTATTATGAGgaatgacacttcagtggccaTATGGACTTAA